One Cucurbita pepo subsp. pepo cultivar mu-cu-16 chromosome LG11, ASM280686v2, whole genome shotgun sequence DNA window includes the following coding sequences:
- the LOC111805284 gene encoding single-stranded DNA-binding protein WHY1, chloroplastic-like, which produces MLRLQCLSSSLLPPLIPELSPETSSNRRLCRLNSFRPLLTLSTTPKSSPKCQYSWNTQQHQAAFESGSQTDSFSSQTRAGAAAALPPRFFVGHSIYKGKAALTVEPRPPEFTPLDSGAFKISREGFVLLQFAPAAGVRQYDWSRKQVFSLSVTELGSLVALGPRESCELFHDPYKGKSDEGKVRKILKVEPLPDGSGRFFNLSVQNKLTNVDESIYIPITKAEYTVLVEAFKFILPHLMGWHAIANSMTRTEDNRRANDANPRYGGDFEWSR; this is translated from the exons ATGCTGCGTCTTCAatgcctttcttcttcattgcttCCGCCATTAATCCCCGAACTCTCGCCGGAAACCTCTTCGAACCGCCGACTATGTCGCCTCAACTCCTTTCGCCCACTCCTCACTCTCTCTACTACACCAAAATCTTCTCCAAAGTGTCAATACTCCTGGAACACGCAGCAGCATCAGGCGGCCTTCGAATCCGGCTCTCAGACGGATTCATTTTCCTCACAAACTCGCGCCGGAG CTGCTGCAGCATTGCCACCAAGGTTTTTTGTTGGTCATTCAATATACAAAGGGAAGGCTGCTCTTACAGTTGAGCCTAGGCCACCAGAGTTCACACCTCTAGAT TCAGGGGCGTTCAAAATATCCAGGGAAGGATTTGTGTTGCTTCAGTTTGCCCCAGCAGCTGGTGTTCGTCAATATGATTGGAGCAGAAAACAG GTATTCTCTTTATCAGTGACAGAATTGGGAAGTCTAGTTGCCCTGGGCCCACGCGAATCTTGTGAACTCTTTCACGATCCCTATAAGGGAAAAAG TGATGAAGGGAAGGTCAGAAAGATACTAAAAGTGGAGCCTCTTCCGGATGGTTCTGGCCGTTTTTTCAACCTCA GCGTTCAGAACAAGCTAACCAACGTGGATGAGAGCATTTATATTCCCATCACCAAAGCAGAGTATACTGTACTTGTTGAGGCTTTTAAG TTTATCTTGCCGCACCTTATGGGTTGGCATGCAATTGCAAACAGCATGACAAGAACAGAAGATAACAGGCGAGCAAATGACGCGAATCCCAGATATGGCGGTGACTTTGAATGGAGCAGATAG
- the LOC111805271 gene encoding putative pentatricopeptide repeat-containing protein At3g49142 isoform X1, which produces MKAIIFCSRQISTSKRFGGSAAHERFNSSKVELFSKEVCEIILDKYPDLKTLNKLHSKIIVNEHLRIDPTLAIKLMRAYSANGVTRVARYIFDRTLEKNVVFFNVMIRSYVNNNLYVEALSIYQVMSSCAFNPDHYTFPCVLKACSGLDNLRVGLQVHDAIVKVGLDSNLFIGNALVAMYGKCGRLREARKVLDQMPNRDVVSWNSMVAGYAQSGQFDDALEICKEMDSLKLNHDAGTMASLLPVVKAESSPENVRYVHNMFEKMARKSLVSWNVMIAIYVNNSMPNEAVSLFSQMEECGMKPDAVTIASLLPACGDLSALFLGRRLHKYIEKDNLLPNLLLENALLDMYAKCGCLEEARDVFDKMKLRDVVSWTSMMSVYGKSGQGYDAVALFAKMLDSGLNPDSISFVSVLSACSHAGLLEQGRRYFHIMTEQYRIVPRIEHFACMVDLFGRAGEVEEAYSFIKQMPMEPNERVWGALLSACRVHSKMDIGLIAADSLFQLAPKQSGYYVLLSNIYAKAGMWKDVMNVRNAMKKIGIKKVPGISNVELKGQVHTFLAGDQYHPQAKSIYEELDLLVGKMKELGYIPQTESALHDVEVEDKECHLAIHSEKLAIVFAILNTKHGTPIRITKNLRVCGDCHVAIKLISKIVSRDIIIRDCNRFHHFSNGICSCGDYW; this is translated from the coding sequence ATGAAGGccataattttttgttctcgACAAATCTCAACTTCCAAAAGGTTTGGAGGTTCTGCTGCCCATGAACGTTTTAACAGTTCTAAAGTTGAACTTTTTTCCAAAGAAGTGTGTGAGATAATATTGGACAAGTATCCTGACCTCAAAACATTGAATAAACTTCACTCCAAGATTATTGTTAATGAACATCTTCGGATTGATCCAACTCTTGCTATTAAGCTTATGAGAGCTTACTCTGCTAATGGGGTAACAAGAGTTGCCCGATACATATTCGATAGAACTCTTGAAAAGAATGTTGTGTTTTTTAATGTCATGATAAGAAGTTATGTGAACAACAACTTGTATGTTGAAGCTCTTTCCATTTATCAAGTCATGTCAAGTTGTGCTTTTAATCCTGATCATTACACATTCCCTTGTGTTTTGAAGGCATGTTCTGGATTGGATAATTTGAGGGTTGGGTTACAAGTTCATGATGCAATAGTGAAAGTTGGTCTTGACTCGAATTTGTTTATTGGTAATGCTTTGGTAGCCATGTATGGTAAATGTGGTCGTTTAAGGGAGGCTCGAAAAGTCCTTGATCAAATGCCAAATAGAGATGTGGTTTCTTGGAATTCAATGGTTGCTGGGTATGCACAAAGTGGGCAATTTGATGATGCTTTGGAAATTTGTAAGGAAATGGATTCTCTAAAGCTGAATCATGATGCTGGTACAATGGCTAGCCTTTTGCCTGTCGTGAAAGCTGAATCATCACCGGAAAATGTTCGGTATGTCCATAACATGTTCGAGAAGATGGCTAGGAAGAGTTTGGTTTCATGGAACGTGATGATAGCAATATATGTGAATAATTCTATGCCAAATGAAGCCGTTAGCTTATTTTCACAAATGGAAGAATGCGGGATGAAGCCCGATGCAGTTACAATTGCGAGCCTTCTTCCTGCTTGTGGGGACCTTTCAGCTCTATTTCTAGGAAGGCGTCTTCATAAATATATCGAGAAGGACAATCTTCTGCCGAATTTGTTACTGGAGAATGCATTGCTTGACATGTATGCTAAGTGTGGCTGTTTAGAAGAAGCTAGGGATGTATTTGATAAGATGAAGTTGCGAGATGTCGTGTCATGGACATCAATGATGTCTGTGTATGGAAAAAGCGGTCAAGGCTATGATGCCGTGGCACTCTTTGCGAAGATGCTAGACTCGGGTCTAAACCCGGAttccatttcttttgtttctgtaCTCTCTGCTTGTAGCCATGCAGGATTGTTGGAGCAGGGGCGTCGTTACTTCCATATCATGACTGAACAATATAGGATAGTTCCTAGGATAGAACACTTCGCATGCATGGTTGATCTATTTGGACGAGCTGGTGAAGTGGAAGAGGCATATAGTTTCATCAAGCAGATGCCAATGGAGCCAAATGAAAGAGTTTGGGGTGCACTTTTGAGTGCTTGTCGAGTGCACTCGAAGATGGATATCGGACTCATAGCTGCCGATTCTCTTTTTCAATTGGCTCCTAAGCAATCGGGCTACTATGTCTTGTTATCGAACATTTATGCAAAGGCTGGTATGTGGAAAGACGTAATGAATGTTCGAAACGCAATGAAGAAAATAGGAATTAAGAAAGTGCCGGGCATTAGTAATGTCGAGCTTAAGGGTCAAGTTCATACATTTCTTGCTGGTGATCAATATCATCCACAGGCAAAGAGTATATATGAAGAGCTGGATTTATTAGTTGGGAAGATGAAGGAGTTAGGCTACATTCCTCAAACTGAGTCGGCTCTCCACGACGTCGAGGTTGAGGATAAAGAATGTCATCTAGCTATTCATAGTGAAAAGTTGGCGA